In Salvia miltiorrhiza cultivar Shanhuang (shh) chromosome 4, IMPLAD_Smil_shh, whole genome shotgun sequence, the DNA window ggattcttattccctagcttttcttaggtattctttttcctcattctcaggattcttatttatttgtattattttataataaaatgtaaattataatttttatttagttggaatttaatgtttctattattattattattattattattattattattattattattattattattattattattattattattattattatttaattagttcataatctattttaagcaaattataatgtaattatcgtaactatgtatcaactttatattattattattattattattatttaattagttcataatttattttaagcaaattataatttaattcttagaacTATGATCATACTTTATtaagaaaatcttaatttaattttttaaaactacaAAAATCATACTTTatgtacattattattattattattattattattattattattattattattattattattattattattattattattataaacaaatcttGATTAAATTTTAGAGCTATGAATcacactttattattattattattattattattattattattattattattattattattattattattattattattattattattattattattatgtaagaaaatttgaatttaatttagaattataaatcatataattaaccttaataatgtactttgttgttactaaaaaaattatagagaaatttattataaagattaaattataatttaattcttatatatattgattaattatatttatttaatgatacaaatccagaatactaataaatatttttggtatttcCAAACACTGGAAAATGAATCCTAATAGATTCATTTTCCACGGAATCATTTTCCTGGGAATAACAATCCCAATTCACATTACTTTCCTGGCAAACAAACATGCCCTATATGCCTTCCCAACTCTACAAATCAACCCATAACAAGTCTCGACTATAATTGTATCTAACatccctttcaaaaaaaaaatgtatctaACATCAATTAAATGAATATTGAATTATATTAGTATATAAAAAGTCTAGTGTCGCAGACACGATAATTCAGTAatagtactgttatctttttGAAGAAAGGATAGTATTACTGGATTCAGTAATACAATTACAACAACATAACTGATCTAACAATATATTGTGACGAGATTAAAATTTTCTGTCAATATTAACCCAACAGCATTCTATTCACGTACTCAAATATGAatgtcaaaaatcaaaattacaaCACAAGGCATGATGAATCAAATGGCTTTTCTACAACGAATAATATTCAAGGTATTGAGCAGAAAACAAGACCAAAACAGAGCAAAATCATGTTGTTTGATGAGTCCTATCTGAACAAGATTATACAGACATGAAATCTCTTCCGTCTATTCAAATCTGTTAGTGCGGATAATCGCGTCTCAGGCACGACAAGCCGCTTGGGGTTAAACCATCACAGAACAAGGGATCATTTTAAAAGCTACAAAAAatgaccttttttttttcttcttctctcgATCAATAATGTTGAAAAGCTGTGTGCAATTCTCTTCGTAAGTTTTACCTGGACGGAACTGTGCAGAGCTGGCCATGCCTAGGGTGGTGCTCCAGAGGATACATTCTCGTACCTTTCACATATTTTTGATGCTCGACAGCAGCTTTTCTTGAGCTGGATTTTTGCGCTGACTTGCCCCTGATTTGCTTTGCAATGATGGAGCATGTGGCTAAGGGATCTGAAGATCCAGCTCCAACCCTCCTACGAGACAAATAGAGTTCTGATATAACACTAATAACTTGAACGCACATGATTTTTGCTATGCAAATTAATTAGATGAAACATAAAAAACCAGAGGTATCCAGATTGCCATTAGTTAACAAGAAATACCTCAACAACTTCTCTGATGCGATTCGGGCTGCTGTAATTAAGATGCGGCTTGGTACCGACTTCACAATCCGATTTCGATCAGATCGCATTGGAGAGTGGATTTTTATAAGCTGTCAAAATATAAGTACCGAATTTAGTACTGAAACTTGGTGAAGGCATATGTGTAAAGTATAAATTTTTGATCGATTAAGTCTGATGATCATTCATACATATCGACAAGACTTACTCCAAGACATTCCATCATTTGATAGTATGCCCGACCCTGCAGAGGGGTATGTCCTTGTCGAGATTCTGAAAAATACCTAGTCCTGAGATGAACCAAGGGCGCATAATTAGGTAAGCATTACACAACAATGTGACTCATTCAGCAACATTTTCCAATATACCTACCATTCTTTATAGCCAGGATCAACGGTAAAACCATACATATCAACAGTGTCACAAATGGAGAGAGCGAATTCAAGAGCCTTTAGTCCGGTGCCTTTTGCAGCTGAACCAAAAGATGCTCCTAGCATCAGATAAACTGGATTTAGTATGGGAACTTCCTACAAAAACCAAAAAAGGTAAACTTAAAAGTAAACATATAGCATGTTTAACTGTTTATATTTCTGAAATGAATTCTTATTTGAAGGGAAACACAATTGGCAAATGATAGAAAAACTCAGAACGAGAGATCTGAGGGAAAACAACAGTTACTTGCAACTAGATGGGGAAAACATATTCTGTAGGCAGAAGGAAAATGCTGATCCCATAGAACAAAAACATAACATACTAGAAGGAAAATAGTACACACCCGGATCATCTTGTTCATGATATCGTGGATTGTTGTTTTGACGATCAAGACCTCCTTTCCCTTGTCTGTAGGTTTAAGACCATTAGTATGCTTGCTTATGAGATTAGGTTTACAAGATGTGAAATGTGTTCATACCATACAATTCTGCGACTTTATCAAGAGCTTTGGCAGAACCCCTGTTGAGGAGGCGAAACGTGCTTCTTGTACCAACATATTCTGTAAAATTCTGCATAAAAGAGAAATTTATAGGCAAGAGAAAGGCTAATCTAGGTAATATAAAACTGTTACACAGCATACAAACCTCTATAGGCGCTCCGTTCTCTCTGAAAACAGCATCATAGCTATCTATTTCTTCTCCAAACTTGGTTCTTAGAAGATCACCTGAGTTACCAATGACAGCACATCGGCTAAATTGCCTTG includes these proteins:
- the LOC131020205 gene encoding sialyltransferase-like protein 2 isoform X2 → MDPKSGELEGLTFDFNLCEAVATWEQVRNSTAVLTREYIDALPNGWREYAWRRINKGALLNQCENKTLCMEKLSLVLPDNPPYTPRQFSRCAVIGNSGDLLRTKFGEEIDSYDAVFRENGAPIENFTEYVGTRSTFRLLNRGSAKALDKVAELYDKGKEVLIVKTTIHDIMNKMIREVPILNPVYLMLGASFGSAAKGTGLKALEFALSICDTVDMYGFTVDPGYKEWTRYFSESRQGHTPLQGRAYYQMMECLGLIKIHSPMRSDRNRIVKSVPSRILITAARIASEKLLRRVGAGSSDPLATCSIIAKQIRGKSAQKSSSRKAAVEHQKYVKGTRMYPLEHHPRHGQLCTVPSR
- the LOC131020205 gene encoding sialyltransferase-like protein 2 isoform X1; the encoded protein is MRLLQLAFLVALASGIGALLVYITGVSNFDGPPRLSSDDLEALRSLQSHFGKCVSENGLGLQAVRGRDDCEVSMQFPRDTVPKWKDPKSGELEGLTFDFNLCEAVATWEQVRNSTAVLTREYIDALPNGWREYAWRRINKGALLNQCENKTLCMEKLSLVLPDNPPYTPRQFSRCAVIGNSGDLLRTKFGEEIDSYDAVFRENGAPIENFTEYVGTRSTFRLLNRGSAKALDKVAELYDKGKEVLIVKTTIHDIMNKMIREVPILNPVYLMLGASFGSAAKGTGLKALEFALSICDTVDMYGFTVDPGYKEWTRYFSESRQGHTPLQGRAYYQMMECLGLIKIHSPMRSDRNRIVKSVPSRILITAARIASEKLLRRVGAGSSDPLATCSIIAKQIRGKSAQKSSSRKAAVEHQKYVKGTRMYPLEHHPRHGQLCTVPSR